The region ACAACCGTTTTACCAATCTCATCTCTTTTTTTAATTGGTAAAATAGCACATGGGGCTTCTTCAATCAGTTTTTGATAGCGCCTTTGAATTGAACAATCTCTCTCACCTAAATGAATAATATTTTTGCCATCACTAACAATTTGTAATTCAATATGTTTGGCTTTTTCTAAATATTTCTCAATAAAAATAATTGGGTTATTAAACGCCGCTTTTGCTTCTGCTTGAGCTGTTTTAATAGCATTTCTTAAATCTTTCTCATGGTAGACAATTTTAATTCCTTTTCCACCGCCCCCGGCTGTTGCCTTTACGATAACCGGGAACCCCATTTTTTTAATTTCTTTATAAACTTTATCATCAGCTTCTTTTTCAAGCTCAACACTTGGAAGCATGGGAATACCCGCTTTTTTCATTGTTTCTCGAGAAGCAATCTTATCTCCCATCAACTCTATATGTTCAGCCGTTGGCCCAATGAATTTAATTCCAAAAGATTCACACATTTTTACAAATTCAGCATTCTCGGCAAGAAAACCATAACCAGGGTGAATGGCATCAGCATTGGTGATTTCCGCTGCACTTAATACTTGATGCATTGATAAGTAACTGTCTTTACTAGAGTTTTTTCCAATACACACGGACTCATCCGCCATTTTAACGTGCAGTGACTGCTCATCAATTTCTGAATGCACAGCAACAGTGGCAATACCTAATTCACGACATGCTCTGATGATGCGCAATGCAATTTCGCCTCTATTGGCTATGAGTACCTTTTTAAACATAGAATTAATCAACTAAAAAAAGCTTTTGACCAAACTCTACCGGTTGACCATTTTCTACCAAAATTTCTTTAATTTTTCCTTCAACTTCGCTTTCCAGCTCATTCATTAATTTCATGGCTTCAACAATACAAACAATTTGGCCTTTTTTTACACTTGAACCAATGCTAACATAATTTTCTGAATCTGGTGATGGAGCGCCGTAAAACGTACCCACAAAAGGTGATGTTATATATTTTCCTGCATTGGCTTCTAATGAGCTCTCATGTGGAGCGTTATTAGTGGCTGCAGGTGCGTTTTCAACAACATGAGTAAGCTTTGAAACGTCTTCAACTGGATTGACCGCTGTTTTTACAACATCTTTTGCAAGGTTATCTTTGTTATAACGGTTAACCTTAATAAAAAATTCATCTTTCTGAATTTCTACTTCTGCAAAATCAGTTTTCTCAATCAACCTAAAAATTTCTTTGAGTTCTTTTAAGTTCATTGGGCTTTGATAACCATAAAAAGCAAGATTGTCCAATCCATTTATAAATCTTGGATAATTTGTGGGGTCCATTTTTTAAGTAAATATCTAGCTTTTCCAATGTTGTGGGCTTTTTCCAACACAAGCAGTAAAAAATACTCATAATTCACCACTTGAAAAAAAAAATCATACTTCTTTGCTTCAATCAAACAGCGCTCAAAAACTCCAAAATTTACTTTTTGAGAGTGTTCTAACATGTTTTTAATCATCCCTACCACGTTATTAAGCTCTTCACCTTCCAAGATCGTTTTTTTATCTTCATTACCACGAGAAACAACAGGCACCCCGTCAAAACCCAACAATGCAATCAGTTCAACGCCTTCAGTATTTGAATATATTTCTTCCAGTGCCTTTTCTAAACTCATAAAGATTTCCTTCTTTCTTGTATGCGTTTTAAACATATCTCTAGCTTTTCTAACTTGCTTAAGTCCTGATTATGATTTACACCTATTTCTTGATAAACATTTTTTGCTTCTTGACTAAAACCTTGTTGCTCATACAATTTTGCTAGTGTTTTTGAGTGTATGCGCCCAATATCCTGACTTGATGCATTGATTTTATTTAACATTCTTTCTACCCATGCATCTTCATCTTTGTCTTCTTGTTTTAGCTTTTGCAACATGGCTTTAGCTTCAGCATATTTTTTCTGTTCAATATAAATTTGGGCAATGGCTTTGATTGCATGTGCATTGTCTTGGGTATACTCAACAACTGTATGGTATGTCTCTAAACTGTTATTTAGATCTGACATCTCAAAGTAGATCTGCGCTTTTAAAAGTTTTAAACGAACACTTAATGGAAATTCTCCAAGACCATCTACAACTATTTTGAGTGCTTGCTGATATTGAGCAAGTCTTCTATAAGAGTCTGCATAATCATAAAATGCTTCAACACTGGGTTGATTGATGAGCGTTTGTCTTAAACGTTGTTGATGATTAGATTCATTATTTTCAATTGTTTCCATACTATTCTTTTAACCATTAGTTGGGATCAACTGCCGTTAACTTTGTTGAAATACTTGCTACCCCTATACTGGCTGTTACTGTTGCATCATATTCATCTAAACCAAATTGAAAAGGTGATTGTAAAAGTACTGCAATACTGTATATGCCTGAGCTGTCTGTGGTCATCTCTACAAAAGTACCAAGAGAAGATCCATCTCCGCCAATAAACTCACATGCATCACAGGTCAGCGTTACATAAATATTATTTCCAGGCAATGAACCACCTTCTGCTGAACTGCTTGGAACAGTCACTAAACCAGAAACAGGTGCTGAAACAGAGTTTCCAGCAGTTATGCTATATGTCGCTGCTTCTGAAATAGTTATTGTTGATCCAGATGGAGCACGGTAACCAATTGGTCCCTGATTACAAGCCAATATTAACCCCACGACTGTGATCAAAGCAACACTAAAAAAATAGGTACGGTATCTTCTCATATTTTTACTCCCTGACATTTCTTATTGCTTTACGTTCATCTCCCACAATTCTTGGCGTTACAAAAATCAAAAGTTCAGATCGTCTTACCGTTTTATTGTAGTTCTTAAACAATGCCCCAATGATTGGAATGCGGTGTAACACAGGCAGGCGAGACTGGTTTCCACCTGAGGATGTTGAGTATATCCCCCCAATAACAGTGGTATTGCCACTCTTTACCAAAACTTCTGTACTCGCTGTACGTTGGTCAATGGTTGGATTTCCATCTACCGATGCAGAAAAGTTTGGTTCATCACGGGTAGCACTAATACTCATTAAAATTGATCCATCATTGGTGATATGCGGTGTAACCGTCAAACTGGTATTTGCCGTCTGAAAGTTAACATTGGTTCCTAAGTTATCACTTTGGGTTTGATAAGGTATTTGTGTACCGGCAGAGATAGTAGCAGAACTATTATCCAAAACCGTTACTTTAGGTGAGGATATTAACTTAAAGTTACCTTCTTGTTCACCAAGAGCAATAGCCAGATCCAAATCCAGAATATTATTGATACTTCCTAAACGTAAATTTGCTTGAGTATTAATTGCTCCAGCTTCTACAGGAAAGTTTAAAGCAAAGTTGGGTATACCAATAGAGTTGGGGAAAAATAAACCTGTTGGATTCCCAGTTGCTGATGTAAATGAAGCACTCCCTGACCAATTGATACCAAATGAACGGGTAAACGTGGTGGTTGCCTCTACAATTCTAGCTTCAATTGTAACCTGTGGGGTCTGCGTATCTAAAATATCAATCATTCTTTTGGCTTTATCCAAATGCTCTCTGATATCTTTTATAATCAAGGTATTGGTTCTACTATCAATATCTACTGTACCTCTATCACTTAAAACACTTTTTACTTGTTTTTCTAAAGTTCCTGCTTGAGCAAAACTTACTGGCTTAAATAATATATCCAAAGGTTTCACTGCTTTTGCTGCTTTCTCAGCATCCGCAGCCGCTTCTTTTTCTCGTTGCAAATTAGCTGCAGGCGCAACACGAATAATATTGCCATACTTCTCAAACCATAGGCCACGTGTTTGTAAAATAATTGCAAATGCCTGATCCCAAGGCACCTCATCCAAGCGTATTGTAATTCTACCTGTAACATCATCAGAAATAATAATATTGAACTGTGAAATCTCTGCAATCAGCTTAAAAATGCTTTTAACCTCCGCATCTTTAAAATCTAAAGAAATGCGTCTACCTGTGAATTTTTTTCCTTCAACAGCACCTGATAAGATTGATCCCATTTGACTTAGTGGCTCTCCATCAGCAATCGTATCACTCATGAACTCTTCTTTTACATAGGCATAATTTTTAATTTTATTGCTATCTTGAACCTCTAAACCCAAAGGATTCTCTATCACCCGTTCCTGAGGAAAAGTATTCTTAACATCATCCTCTAAACCTTGTACCTCAATTAAGTCATTCGCTAAAGTCTCAACTTGGTTTTGATTATCAGTAATAACTGGACGTGTTGCACGGGCCACAGTTTTTGATTCTTGTGGTCTTGCATTTGACTTTGATAAAGAGTTTGTATCTTCTACATTATTTAGTGCAAGCGTTTCATTGTTGGTTAACAAAAGTCTATTATCCGCAACAACTTCTTGTTCTTGCTTTTTAGGACTAACCCTAACCAACAAACCTTTTTCTTCTTCTCCAACTTCAAAAATTGCCTGATCTTTCAAAGATAATTCAACCAAGATATTATTTTTGTCCGCTTTTTTAATACTTAAATCATTGATTGCTGTGCCAGAATAGTTTTGCTGCTTTAATAATTTTTTTAACTTAGATTTTTTGTATGCAACGTTGTTCAATTCTATTTTTAGCACATCAGGTTGAGAGTTAAGTATTTCATAATCAACATTATTATCCAATACTAATTTTAATAAAGCTTGTTCTTTGTCTTTTTCTAACTGCAAACTATTCAAATGATTGATCGTTGTTGTTTTACTTTCTTGACGCTTAACAGATGCTAAAGCTTTTGCATTATTGACTTTAGTTGCATTGTTTGGAGAAGAAACAACATTGCTATTCATTGCTGCCAGGTCAAGAAAGCTGTTTTCTTTTAATTCTGAACTATTTACTTGAGTGCTTGTAGCTGTATTATCAAGTGCCACCATAGATACCGCAGCATCTTTTGTTTTATCTTGCTTTACTTTACTTTCATTTTTTATCTTATCCCTTGATGCAATATCAGTTGTTTTGTTCATTGTGGGCACCACATCAGGAATACTTTTTGATGGGATATATACTTTTAACCTATTATCACTTTTTGATACTTTGTAAGTTGCATGATCAATCCCAGATAAATCAATCACAGCTCTTGTTTTATTTTTTGCTTCCCCCAGTCTTATCTGAGACACTTCATCACTTAAAACAGAAACTGTTTTACCTTCCGTTAGCACATTTTCAACGTCTTGGAGATCAAACACAATTCTGTTTGGTCCATTTAAAGAAAAGTCATGATATTCTTTAATAGGCTCTGAAAAAATCAACTCAATCTCTGTTCCATCTATCTGCGGACGAGATAATATTTTAATCAATTGATTTTTATTGGCAGAGGTTATTTTTGATTGGAATCCAGTTTGATTTGTTTTGGGTGTTTGTACATTGTCTTGATCTAGGTTCTCCATAAGAGAAAACTCAGCAATGGACAGATTATCATTTTCTTGTGGCAAAGTATTTCTTACATTTGGAGCCAATATTTTTAACGCCAGACCATTGCTTAACGCATGTGCTTCGTATTCAACATTTTTATTTAAAACAATGACCACTCGACTTAAAATATTATTATTGTCATTAAACTCGTTGACCGTAACCTCTTTAACAACATTACTGGTAGAGTTGATAACACTGTCATTGAGTAAATTACGCGTGTTCACTAAGTCAACCACAATTCTTTGTGGGTCAGAAAGTCTAAAAATATTAGGTGAAAGCGCTTTTTCCGCTTCAAATTTAATAACAAGATGACCTTCATTATCTTGTAGCGTTAAACTTTTAAGACCATTAATTTGTGTTACACCTGTTTCTATTTTTTTCTGCTGTTTAATATCAGAGATTTTTTGTTTACTTTGACTACAACCCCATAAAGCAAAAAAACCAACCGCAAATGCAATACCAGCTTTTTTAATAACAAACTTTTTATTAACTCTAATCATCAGCTTTCAGTCCTCCAGATAAAGCATCTACATTATCTTTTTCTAACTCAATTCTAGTTTCTTTTAAGGCAATATTACCCGAAGCAGGGTCACGATACTCTTCCTCTACATAAACACTATCTCTGGCAACTCTTGCAACTTTGCCTTTATTACGACCTATTCTTGACATCCGTCTCACAACATATGTTTCACCGTCAGGTGCCTTAATCATTCCCCTTGGATCAGCAATTCCCCAAATAATTCCAACTAAAGATAACTCCGCCAACTGGTATTTTTCTAACGGTGATTCAACAATATTCACCACATTGTCTTGTTTAAGGTTGTACGGTTCAAAAGGGTTTCTTTTTCCTTCTGGATCATAAAAATAAACATTTTTTTCTGTTCCAAAACGGCTTGAAGGTTGAATTAACTCTTGTTTTTTAGCAACGTTGACTTGAGGATTTTTATTAGCTTGATTTGGGTCATTGCCATTAGAAACTTTTTCACCACAAGCGGCTAACAACACAAAAGCGCTTGGTAAAACAAAACGAAACATAGACTCTATGATTTGCTTCACGAGTTACCCCCAAACATATAGGTTGTAGCTTTAGCCGTTACGGTTAGGCTTTTGTCTGCAACTCGTTCAAAAACAATATCAGAAACATTGATAATTCTCTTTAACTTGCCCACTCTATCAATAAACTTTGCTATATCATGAAAGCTACCTTCAAACTTTATAGTCATGGTCAAGCTCGCATAAAACCCTTTATTGGCCCTATTTTGCGGCTTAAAACTTATCAAACGAACATTGGTGACGTTGGCTTCCTTTGAAATAGCTCTTAAAACACCTTGAATATCTTCTTCATTTGGCAACAACAACAAAGCTCTCTTCAACTCTTCATCTAAAAAAGCAACTTGGGCAATAAAGCTTTCAAGGTTATCTGCTATAGCTTGACTTTCACTGTATTCTTTTTCTAATTTAGAAATTTCTTTTTGATTTTTATCTATTTCAGCATTTCTCGACGAAATAAAAAATTGATACTCAACAAACAATATAACCAACAGTAAAAAGCACAGCACCCCCATTTTTAATGCTTTAGGTTGTTTTTCAAACTGAGCGAGGAACTGGTTCATGATTTACCCCCTTCAGTTGATTCATTATTTTCAATATTATAATTTACATTACATACAATGTTAAAACGCTTAAACGATGCCTCAGGCCTTTGGCCATGTTCAACTTGAACCAATTTTATATCTTGAAAAAACTTTGACTGATTGAGCTGATCAACAAACTGCGATACAGTTGGCCCATCAACTGCAACTCCAGATATTTCTAATCGCTTATTGTTTTCTTTAAACTCCGTTAACCAAGCTTTTTCCGGCAAAACATAAGTAAACTCTTCTAATAACTTTACCGGACCAGATCTACTGTTATCCAAATCTTCAATTGTTTTAATTTTACTCTCTAGATCTTGCTTTTTCTTTTTAAAGTCCTCCACTTGTTTTTTAATGCTCGCTAATCGACTAATTTTTGTTTTTAAATCTGCAATGGTTGTTTGTTGTTTTTTAATTTTACTATCGTAAGTTTTATTAACCACAAAACATACAATGATTAAAAAAACACAGGTGACAACGCCTGCTCCAAGTTGAAACAATGCATTTTCTTTTCTAATATTTGCTTTTGTAGGTAAAAGATTAATGCGAATCATAGTTCAAGAACTTCCCTTAACGCTAGACCAACAGCAACACCAGCTACAGGACCAATGTCTTTAATTTGCTCTTCATCAAACTTTGCACCATCAATGTAAATTGATTTAAAAGGATCAATAATTTCAGTTGGTAGCTCGGTATTTTGCATTATAGAATCTTTTAAACCCGGGGACTTTGCGCCTCCACCAGTTAAAAAAATGGCTGAAACATCTTCAGACATTGCCTGAGAAGCAAAAAAGTCAATCGAACGTTGAATTTCAACTGCTATAGATTCTGAAACTGCATGCAAGATAGCTCCAACTTCATTACTTTCAGATAAATTACCGATGGACTCTGAGTTTTCCATATTAATTTTACCGCCAATTTTAAGGTCTTCTGCTTCTTCAAAACTGACTTGTAATTGTTTTTGAATATCTGAAGTATAGTTAACCCCACCTAAAGGCACATCCCTTGTGAACTTTGAGCTTCCTTGGCCAACAATATTTATATTTGTCATACTTGCCCCAATATTGGCCACAAGCACTGTTCTATCTAAAAATTCTGGGTAGTTTACTTCAAACATGTTACCCACTGCTAAAACATCTAAATCAATCACCACCGGCTTTAAAGAGGCCCCTTCAAACACACTAACATAGTCTGCAATCACTTCTTTTTTTGCTGCTGCAAGCAGGATTTCCATCTCGTCAAAGCCAGCGCCTTCGCCAGCTTCCTTTAAAATTTTAACATCCAAATTTACTTCAGACACGTCAAAGGGTATGTATTGATCTGCATCCCACTGAATGGATTGTTCCAGCTCATCTATGCTCATTTGTGGCAACACCAATTTTTTAACAATCACTGAGTTACCGCTGATTGACGTTGCTACATTTTTCTCTTTTATATTTTCTAGTTCATACAACTTACTAATTGTATCAATCACCATAGCACTATCCATAATTGCACCCTCGATGATTGTATCTTTAGGCAATGGCAACATCCTAAAATGCTTAAGATGGTACTGATTATCAGCAACTTTCTCAAGCGCTACTAACTTGATTGAACTTGACCCTAAGTCAACGCCAACTAATTCATTTGATCTTTTAAAAAACAACCTTCTCCTCTGTTTCTTAAAGGGAAAATCGCTTTTCCCTTGCAAACAAAAAACGTGGTTTTTGTTTGNNNNNNNNNNNNNNNNNNNNNNNNNNNNNNNNNNNNNNNNNNNNNNNNNNNNNNNNNNNNNNNNNNNNNNNNNNNNNNNNNNNNNNNNNNNNNNNNNNNNCGTGGTTTTTGTTTGCTATCCCTTTGCGCAAAAACCAATATAAAATTGGTTTTTTCCAATCTAAAGCAAAACTCTGCCTTCTTTATCTAGAGCGTTTTAAAAACACCCACTCAAAAAAGGAAACTCACATATCCCCTGCAAACAAAAAATATGGTTTTGTTTGCCCACTCTTTGCGAAAGAATCAACATGTAATCAATCCTTATAATCAAAGTTTAGTCACCATCTTAAATGGTACTGCTCCTAGTCCATCAATGTCAAGAAAATCAGTGACTTATATTAGAGTTTTTTTCTCTTGTTTTTAAAAAACTGCTTCAACATGTTTTCTGTTTCAGCACGCAACAACCCGCAACTAAAGCTTACAGAATGGTTCACGCCCAATTTAACAGCATTTTCCTCAACAAAGCTTAAAGCCCCACCTTTTGGGTTTTCAACCGAAAACACAACTCTTGCAATTCTACTTTGATAGATAAGTCCCGAACACATCAAACATGGTTCAACACTGACATATAACGTTGCATCATTTAAACGCCATGTACTAAACTTACGACAGGCCTGATCAATTACATTAAACTCTGCATGATCGTGCGGCAATTGAGTTTTTTGTCTTTGATTGAAGGATTCAAACACTTGATCTTGATAGAGCAGTACAGCTGCTATAGGCACTTCATCTTGACTAAAAGCTTTTTGCGCCAAGGCATAAACTTTTTGCATGTAAAAAAGATCTTGTTCTTCTAAAGAAATGAGGTTGTTCATCTTTCACATCAGCACCTTTTATAAACTTAAAAACACTTCAGCGCTATTGCCGTGTTTTCCAATAAGGTGCAAAACCAATCATCCAAGAAAAAAACTTAGCTTTATATTTGTTCATGTTTTTTAAAAGCATTCCTTGATACGCTTTTTCTTTAAATTCTTTTAAAGTCATCCCCTCGGCCAAAAGGCGACCATCAACATAACAATAACTACAGTAAATATCTGAACCACTTTCTTTTAAATCTTGTTTCAGTGGCATAAAACAACAGGCACAGTTTTTTGCTTTCATGTAAATTTAATTACCAGCTAGAATGATGAAAAGAAAGTTTTTCAAAAAATAAGTATACTCCCCATTGAATAGAATAGAACAAGAGGGATTCTCCCTCTAAAAAAAGATGGTCGGGGCGATTGGATTCGGCCAACACCTTAGGTGTTGCCATAAGTTAAACTAATTCTTCGCTACGCCTTCGGCTTGCTCATCATAAGTTTAGCTTTAAACCAACGACATACAAATACTAGTTTTAAGGAAGCAAGGCTTTATGCCGTGGCTGACCGCAAAGGGTGAACAAACAAAAACCACGCTTTTTGTTTGTGAGGGGGCTTTGCATAAGAAATTGTAAGACACTCAGTCTAACAATTTCTAAAAAGCGTTTTTCCCTCTAAAAAAGATGGTCGGGGCGATTGGATTCGAACCAACGACCCCCTGCTCCCAAAGCAGGTGCGCTACCAGGCTGCGCTACGCCCCGACATTTATGACAGTCTTCCTGACCGATAAAGAGCACATTATTTAGAGTGCCTGACAAAAAAAGTCAACCTAATATCGCATTATCATAGGATACTTTGTAATTTTTGACTCAAGGCCTGAAACGCTAGCGAACGATGATCCAAACTGAGTTTTTCTTCCATACCCATCTCAGCCAAAGTTTTTTTACTTTGCTCAACACAAAACAAAGGGTTGTAGCCAAAGCCTTGACTTCCTCTTGGCTGAGCAACAATATAGCCGTGCAGCTCACCTTCTGCTGTTAATAGCTGCTCGGTTAAGGGGTTAAAATACGCTAAAACACAAACAAACTTTGCTTTAGGTTCTATGAGCTGTTTGCTTTTAATTTCTTGCAATAACTTTGCATTATTTTCTGCATCTGTGGCATCAGGACCAGCATAGCGTGCAGAATACAAGCCCGGCTCACCTGCCAAGGCTTCAACCATTAGGCCTGAATCATCTGAAAGACAAGGTCTTTTTAGCCAACGTGCATAAGCCTTGGCTTTGATGCTGGCGTTTTCTAAAAAAGTGCTACCATTTTCAATTACATCAGGCACAGGCTCTTGTGTGGCTTCCTTGATGGAATAAAAAGAAAGCTGTGGACAGAACTGCTCAGCCAAATACTGAAACTCTTTCAGCTTTCCTTGATTTTGCGTGGCAATACAGATGTTCATGCTATTTCTATGGCTTGGCTTTGTTTGCTTACAATTTGCTTTATTGCTTCATAGCCTTGGCCCAACATGGCTTGGGTTTGTTCAAAGCTAAACGTGCCTCTTTCTGCCGTGCCTTGAATTTCTACCAATGACCCATTGCCCAAGAAAACCAAATTCATATCTACATCACAGGTAGAATCTAAATCATAATCTAAATCGGTATACACTTTATCGTCTTTAAGGCCCATGCTGATTCCCGCAACATGTGAGCGAATGGGATTATGCTCAACCTTGCCATTTTGCATCAGTTTTTTTATAGCAATGGACATGGCTACAAAGCCACCGTTGATAGAGGCAATGCGCGTTCCACC is a window of Oligoflexia bacterium DNA encoding:
- the accC gene encoding acetyl-CoA carboxylase biotin carboxylase subunit, with the protein product MFKKVLIANRGEIALRIIRACRELGIATVAVHSEIDEQSLHVKMADESVCIGKNSSKDSYLSMHQVLSAAEITNADAIHPGYGFLAENAEFVKMCESFGIKFIGPTAEHIELMGDKIASRETMKKAGIPMLPSVELEKEADDKVYKEIKKMGFPVIVKATAGGGGKGIKIVYHEKDLRNAIKTAQAEAKAAFNNPIIFIEKYLEKAKHIELQIVSDGKNIIHLGERDCSIQRRYQKLIEEAPCAILPIKKRDEIGKTVVKALKKIGYSNVGTVEFLMDDDYNFYFLEMNTRIQVEHPVTEAITGIDLVKLQIELAYGKPLTLKQDDIKFRGHAIEMRINAEDSEKMLPSVGTISGIHIPGGPGVRVDNGVYDGFYVSPFYDSLLAKLIVRADSREECISRSKAALKEFLIEGVDTSLKLHQKILSSEAFKKCETYTRSLDNLLK
- the accB gene encoding acetyl-CoA carboxylase biotin carboxyl carrier protein translates to MNLKELKEIFRLIEKTDFAEVEIQKDEFFIKVNRYNKDNLAKDVVKTAVNPVEDVSKLTHVVENAPAATNNAPHESSLEANAGKYITSPFVGTFYGAPSPDSENYVSIGSSVKKGQIVCIVEAMKLMNELESEVEGKIKEILVENGQPVEFGQKLFLVD
- a CDS encoding tetratricopeptide repeat protein; protein product: METIENNESNHQQRLRQTLINQPSVEAFYDYADSYRRLAQYQQALKIVVDGLGEFPLSVRLKLLKAQIYFEMSDLNNSLETYHTVVEYTQDNAHAIKAIAQIYIEQKKYAEAKAMLQKLKQEDKDEDAWVERMLNKINASSQDIGRIHSKTLAKLYEQQGFSQEAKNVYQEIGVNHNQDLSKLEKLEICLKRIQERRKSL
- the pilQ gene encoding type IV pilus secretin PilQ — encoded protein: MIRVNKKFVIKKAGIAFAVGFFALWGCSQSKQKISDIKQQKKIETGVTQINGLKSLTLQDNEGHLVIKFEAEKALSPNIFRLSDPQRIVVDLVNTRNLLNDSVINSTSNVVKEVTVNEFNDNNNILSRVVIVLNKNVEYEAHALSNGLALKILAPNVRNTLPQENDNLSIAEFSLMENLDQDNVQTPKTNQTGFQSKITSANKNQLIKILSRPQIDGTEIELIFSEPIKEYHDFSLNGPNRIVFDLQDVENVLTEGKTVSVLSDEVSQIRLGEAKNKTRAVIDLSGIDHATYKVSKSDNRLKVYIPSKSIPDVVPTMNKTTDIASRDKIKNESKVKQDKTKDAAVSMVALDNTATSTQVNSSELKENSFLDLAAMNSNVVSSPNNATKVNNAKALASVKRQESKTTTINHLNSLQLEKDKEQALLKLVLDNNVDYEILNSQPDVLKIELNNVAYKKSKLKKLLKQQNYSGTAINDLSIKKADKNNILVELSLKDQAIFEVGEEEKGLLVRVSPKKQEQEVVADNRLLLTNNETLALNNVEDTNSLSKSNARPQESKTVARATRPVITDNQNQVETLANDLIEVQGLEDDVKNTFPQERVIENPLGLEVQDSNKIKNYAYVKEEFMSDTIADGEPLSQMGSILSGAVEGKKFTGRRISLDFKDAEVKSIFKLIAEISQFNIIISDDVTGRITIRLDEVPWDQAFAIILQTRGLWFEKYGNIIRVAPAANLQREKEAAADAEKAAKAVKPLDILFKPVSFAQAGTLEKQVKSVLSDRGTVDIDSRTNTLIIKDIREHLDKAKRMIDILDTQTPQVTIEARIVEATTTFTRSFGINWSGSASFTSATGNPTGLFFPNSIGIPNFALNFPVEAGAINTQANLRLGSINNILDLDLAIALGEQEGNFKLISSPKVTVLDNSSATISAGTQIPYQTQSDNLGTNVNFQTANTSLTVTPHITNDGSILMSISATRDEPNFSASVDGNPTIDQRTASTEVLVKSGNTTVIGGIYSTSSGGNQSRLPVLHRIPIIGALFKNYNKTVRRSELLIFVTPRIVGDERKAIRNVRE
- a CDS encoding pilus assembly protein PilP, whose product is MKQIIESMFRFVLPSAFVLLAACGEKVSNGNDPNQANKNPQVNVAKKQELIQPSSRFGTEKNVYFYDPEGKRNPFEPYNLKQDNVVNIVESPLEKYQLAELSLVGIIWGIADPRGMIKAPDGETYVVRRMSRIGRNKGKVARVARDSVYVEEEYRDPASGNIALKETRIELEKDNVDALSGGLKADD
- the pilO gene encoding type 4a pilus biogenesis protein PilO, which produces MNQFLAQFEKQPKALKMGVLCFLLLVILFVEYQFFISSRNAEIDKNQKEISKLEKEYSESQAIADNLESFIAQVAFLDEELKRALLLLPNEEDIQGVLRAISKEANVTNVRLISFKPQNRANKGFYASLTMTIKFEGSFHDIAKFIDRVGKLKRIINVSDIVFERVADKSLTVTAKATTYMFGGNS
- a CDS encoding PilN domain-containing protein, coding for MIRINLLPTKANIRKENALFQLGAGVVTCVFLIIVCFVVNKTYDSKIKKQQTTIADLKTKISRLASIKKQVEDFKKKKQDLESKIKTIEDLDNSRSGPVKLLEEFTYVLPEKAWLTEFKENNKRLEISGVAVDGPTVSQFVDQLNQSKFFQDIKLVQVEHGQRPEASFKRFNIVCNVNYNIENNESTEGGKS
- the pilM gene encoding type IV pilus assembly protein PilM, which gives rise to MFFKRSNELVGVDLGSSSIKLVALEKVADNQYHLKHFRMLPLPKDTIIEGAIMDSAMVIDTISKLYELENIKEKNVATSISGNSVIVKKLVLPQMSIDELEQSIQWDADQYIPFDVSEVNLDVKILKEAGEGAGFDEMEILLAAAKKEVIADYVSVFEGASLKPVVIDLDVLAVGNMFEVNYPEFLDRTVLVANIGASMTNINIVGQGSSKFTRDVPLGGVNYTSDIQKQLQVSFEEAEDLKIGGKINMENSESIGNLSESNEVGAILHAVSESIAVEIQRSIDFFASQAMSEDVSAIFLTGGGAKSPGLKDSIMQNTELPTEIIDPFKSIYIDGAKFDEEQIKDIGPVAGVAVGLALREVLEL
- a CDS encoding nucleoside deaminase encodes the protein MNNLISLEEQDLFYMQKVYALAQKAFSQDEVPIAAVLLYQDQVFESFNQRQKTQLPHDHAEFNVIDQACRKFSTWRLNDATLYVSVEPCLMCSGLIYQSRIARVVFSVENPKGGALSFVEENAVKLGVNHSVSFSCGLLRAETENMLKQFFKNKRKKL
- a CDS encoding zinc ribbon domain-containing protein, which gives rise to MKAKNCACCFMPLKQDLKESGSDIYCSYCYVDGRLLAEGMTLKEFKEKAYQGMLLKNMNKYKAKFFSWMIGFAPYWKTRQ
- the rdgB gene encoding RdgB/HAM1 family non-canonical purine NTP pyrophosphatase, with amino-acid sequence MNICIATQNQGKLKEFQYLAEQFCPQLSFYSIKEATQEPVPDVIENGSTFLENASIKAKAYARWLKRPCLSDDSGLMVEALAGEPGLYSARYAGPDATDAENNAKLLQEIKSKQLIEPKAKFVCVLAYFNPLTEQLLTAEGELHGYIVAQPRGSQGFGYNPLFCVEQSKKTLAEMGMEEKLSLDHRSLAFQALSQKLQSIL